A portion of the candidate division WOR-3 bacterium genome contains these proteins:
- a CDS encoding HDIG domain-containing protein: MTRDYAIRILRERLKNNNLFKHCLATEACLRGLAEHLGADADKWGLAGLVHDIDYEETNKQPAKHGLVGAEYLETLGFEPDIIHAVKAHAGHLSPESQLDWALFAADPLTGLIVAAALMHPDKSLKALPLDFVLRRFKEKRFAAGANREQIRTCKNLGLELEEFVDICLKSMQKISDELGL; this comes from the coding sequence ATGACAAGGGATTATGCAATCAGGATATTACGTGAGAGATTAAAGAACAACAATCTTTTTAAACACTGTCTCGCCACTGAGGCGTGTTTAAGGGGATTGGCTGAACATCTCGGAGCCGACGCAGATAAATGGGGGCTCGCCGGTCTGGTGCATGATATAGATTACGAAGAGACGAATAAACAGCCTGCAAAACACGGACTTGTCGGTGCCGAATATCTGGAGACCCTGGGGTTTGAACCGGATATCATTCATGCGGTAAAAGCCCACGCCGGCCATCTTTCTCCGGAATCTCAGCTGGATTGGGCGTTGTTTGCGGCTGATCCCCTGACCGGTTTGATCGTCGCTGCGGCGTTGATGCATCCTGACAAGAGCCTTAAGGCGCTGCCTCTCGACTTCGTGCTCAGACGGTTTAAGGAGAAGCGTTTTGCTGCGGGTGCCAATCGGGAACAGATCCGGACCTGTAAGAATCTCGGTCTGGAACTGGAGGAATTTGTTGATATCTGTTTGAAATCGATGCAGAAGATCTCGGATGAACTCGGACTATGA